One stretch of Corallococcus soli DNA includes these proteins:
- a CDS encoding SpoIID/LytB domain-containing protein, producing the protein MAVLLAAMVAGTASGGTPALPRPGRPVPGPGAAKSEEARGARPAPASDASVEVRLLSKHRPSRLRLDGPRSLEVVASRDVLLVDGRAVPQPLRLEAGRWRVRGRGLDRRYEGSLSLRARAGELGLVATLALEAYVAAVTASETEVGAPFEALRAQAITARSYVLASGRRHEDARACDLTHCQVLRGEGLARHLDRSRDAARSTQGVVLRLADGTIALAPFHASCGGHTAGPVAVFGAPDLTGAAAVPDRCPASPWRAVVSRALVTAAATQALGGPAQAVDLLLERDASGTVVRVVDRASGRDARGDAFFRALGARAGWDRIRSARFSLAFGGDQVLLEGQGHGHGVGLCQAGASLLARQGQTAEQLLAHYFPHAVPLRPRDN; encoded by the coding sequence GTGGCCGTCCTGCTCGCCGCGATGGTGGCGGGCACCGCCTCCGGGGGCACGCCCGCGCTCCCACGGCCAGGACGCCCGGTGCCCGGGCCCGGCGCCGCGAAGTCCGAGGAGGCGCGTGGGGCGAGGCCCGCACCGGCCTCCGATGCGAGCGTGGAGGTGCGGCTGCTCTCCAAGCACCGGCCCTCGCGACTGCGCCTGGATGGCCCCCGCTCGCTGGAGGTCGTGGCCTCGCGCGACGTGCTGCTCGTGGACGGACGCGCCGTGCCGCAACCCCTGCGACTGGAGGCCGGACGGTGGCGGGTCCGGGGTCGCGGCCTGGACCGACGCTACGAGGGCTCACTGTCCCTGCGCGCCCGCGCGGGGGAGCTGGGTCTGGTGGCCACGCTCGCCCTGGAGGCCTACGTCGCGGCGGTCACCGCCAGCGAGACGGAGGTCGGCGCGCCGTTCGAGGCGCTCCGGGCCCAGGCCATCACCGCCCGCAGCTATGTGCTCGCGTCGGGCCGCCGGCACGAGGACGCGCGGGCGTGTGATCTCACCCACTGCCAGGTCCTGCGCGGCGAAGGTCTGGCCCGTCACCTGGACCGCTCCCGCGACGCCGCCCGCTCCACGCAAGGGGTCGTGCTGCGCCTGGCGGATGGCACCATCGCCCTGGCTCCATTCCACGCGAGCTGCGGCGGGCACACCGCCGGGCCCGTGGCCGTGTTCGGCGCTCCGGATCTCACCGGCGCCGCCGCCGTGCCGGACCGCTGCCCCGCGTCGCCCTGGCGCGCCGTCGTGTCCCGCGCGCTCGTGACGGCCGCCGCCACCCAGGCGCTCGGCGGCCCCGCGCAGGCCGTGGACCTGTTGCTGGAGCGGGACGCCAGCGGCACGGTGGTGCGCGTGGTGGACCGCGCTTCGGGGCGCGACGCCCGGGGCGACGCCTTCTTCCGCGCGCTCGGCGCCCGCGCCGGTTGGGATCGCATCCGCAGCGCGCGGTTCTCCCTCGCGTTCGGTGGAGACCAGGTGCTCCTCGAAGGGCAGGGGCACGGGCATGGTGTCGGCCTCTGTCAGGCCGGCGCGTCCCTGCTCGCCCGGCAGGGCCAGACCGCGGAGCAGTTGCTCGCGCACTACTTCCCGCACGCCGTTCCCCTGCGGCCGCGGGACAACTGA
- a CDS encoding OmpA family protein has translation MAFNLIEAVGSQFMKKGLLQKISGSLGEDPQATTKVLPGAIAAVAAGVVDQGSNEAGAHRLLSKLNEGGFTGPDAPSRPEGAGEGLMDEEERGKGMLNGLFGNKLNGVAEGLSRFGGLRNSGSAMKLLSLAAPMMMGVLGKQVRDQRMGASGLMQMLGSQRSNIAAVLPAGVGSILGFGGGARHAVAEVIEPHRETVTHVRETRETAPVREAIPRQNLNRPPEKKKGIAGWAIPLALLALVALAWGALRGRRNEPAQAPQVTRTTPAPRVEERVAQAPQPAAPTPRQEPVAAPPAATPPAEPTPPATGGSGTEEPPATPPAEPTPPATGGSGTEEPPATSQQPVEPTPPATGGSGTEEPPATSPEEPATGGSGTEGTGGAGMEKVRVSDAAGLREALESDAARSQGFVLEGVEFKTGSAQLTAKSQQMVGELGNVLKEEADARVRIKGFTDSTGNADANQRLSQTRADSVRQALVRDGVPANRIEASGEGDAEPIAPNDTPEGRVQNRRIEVQVLGQQ, from the coding sequence ATGGCGTTCAACCTGATCGAAGCGGTCGGCTCACAGTTCATGAAGAAGGGGTTGCTCCAGAAGATCAGCGGGTCCCTGGGAGAGGATCCGCAGGCGACCACCAAGGTGCTGCCGGGCGCCATCGCCGCTGTGGCCGCGGGCGTCGTGGACCAGGGCAGCAACGAGGCGGGGGCGCACCGGCTGCTGTCGAAGCTCAACGAGGGCGGCTTCACCGGACCCGACGCGCCCTCACGGCCCGAAGGCGCGGGCGAGGGCCTGATGGACGAGGAGGAGCGCGGGAAGGGGATGTTGAACGGGCTTTTCGGCAACAAGCTGAACGGCGTCGCGGAGGGCCTCTCGCGCTTCGGCGGGCTGCGCAACTCCGGCTCCGCGATGAAGCTGTTGTCCCTGGCCGCGCCCATGATGATGGGCGTCCTGGGCAAGCAGGTGCGGGATCAGCGCATGGGGGCGTCCGGCCTGATGCAGATGCTGGGCAGCCAGCGCTCCAACATCGCCGCCGTGCTGCCGGCCGGCGTGGGCAGCATCCTGGGCTTCGGGGGCGGCGCGCGCCACGCGGTCGCGGAGGTCATTGAGCCGCACCGCGAGACCGTGACGCACGTGCGGGAGACGCGGGAGACGGCGCCCGTGCGCGAAGCCATCCCCCGTCAGAACCTCAACCGTCCCCCGGAGAAGAAGAAGGGCATCGCCGGGTGGGCCATCCCGCTGGCCCTGCTCGCGCTGGTGGCGCTCGCGTGGGGGGCGTTGCGCGGACGCAGGAACGAACCTGCCCAGGCCCCGCAGGTGACCCGCACCACACCCGCGCCCCGCGTGGAGGAGCGCGTCGCCCAGGCGCCACAGCCCGCGGCACCCACCCCTCGACAGGAGCCGGTGGCGGCGCCTCCAGCCGCGACGCCGCCCGCGGAGCCGACGCCTCCGGCCACGGGTGGCTCCGGCACGGAGGAGCCTCCCGCCACGCCGCCGGCGGAGCCGACCCCGCCGGCCACGGGCGGCTCCGGCACGGAAGAGCCTCCCGCCACGTCGCAGCAGCCCGTGGAGCCGACCCCGCCGGCCACGGGTGGCTCCGGCACGGAGGAGCCCCCCGCCACGTCGCCCGAGGAGCCGGCCACGGGCGGCTCCGGCACGGAGGGGACGGGCGGTGCGGGCATGGAGAAGGTGCGCGTGAGCGACGCCGCCGGCCTGCGTGAGGCCCTGGAGAGCGACGCCGCGCGCAGCCAGGGCTTCGTGCTGGAAGGCGTGGAGTTCAAGACGGGTTCGGCGCAGCTCACCGCGAAGAGCCAGCAGATGGTGGGTGAGCTGGGCAACGTGCTGAAGGAGGAGGCCGACGCGCGCGTGCGCATCAAGGGCTTCACCGACTCCACGGGCAACGCGGACGCCAACCAGCGCCTGTCCCAGACGCGCGCGGACAGCGTGCGCCAGGCCCTGGTGCGCGACGGCGTGCCCGCCAACCGCATCGAGGCCAGCGGCGAGGGTGACGCGGAGCCCATCGCCCCCAACGACACCCCTGAGGGCCGCGTGCAGAACCGTCGCATCGAGGTGCAGGTGCTCGGTCAGCAGTAG
- the lipA gene encoding lipoyl synthase translates to MATPDRFPLPQVSESTRKPEWLKVRLPHGEGYERVKAIVKRTKLATVCEEARCPNIAECWGGGTATVMLMGEVCTRACRFCHVKVGAPPPLDPMEPIHLAQAVKEMNLEYIVVTSVNRDDRPDGGASHFASAIRELRKESPRTLVEVLIPDFKGQEKDLVTVAEAKPHVVAHNVETVERLTPSVRDRRATYRQSLRVLEFLKHRPERLYTKTSVMVGLGETDEELERTFKDLRDVGVDVLTLGQYLQPSQYHLRVERFVTPAQFDAYKALAESFGFLYVASGPLVRSSYRAAEFFMKGLMERERVERLG, encoded by the coding sequence ATGGCGACTCCCGATCGGTTTCCCCTCCCACAGGTCTCCGAATCCACCCGCAAGCCCGAGTGGTTGAAGGTGCGTCTGCCGCACGGGGAAGGGTACGAGCGGGTCAAGGCCATCGTGAAGCGCACGAAGCTGGCCACGGTGTGCGAGGAGGCCCGCTGCCCGAACATCGCCGAGTGCTGGGGTGGAGGCACGGCGACGGTGATGTTGATGGGCGAGGTGTGCACGCGCGCCTGCCGCTTCTGCCACGTGAAGGTCGGGGCGCCGCCGCCGCTGGATCCGATGGAGCCCATCCATCTGGCGCAGGCGGTGAAGGAGATGAACCTGGAGTACATCGTCGTCACGTCGGTGAACCGCGACGACCGCCCGGACGGGGGCGCCAGCCACTTCGCGTCCGCCATCCGGGAGCTGCGCAAGGAGAGCCCGCGCACCCTCGTGGAGGTCCTCATCCCCGACTTCAAGGGGCAGGAGAAGGACCTCGTCACGGTGGCGGAGGCGAAGCCGCACGTGGTGGCGCACAACGTGGAGACGGTGGAGCGCCTGACGCCCTCGGTGCGCGACCGCCGCGCCACCTACCGCCAGTCCCTGCGCGTGCTGGAGTTCCTCAAGCACCGCCCGGAGCGCCTCTACACCAAGACGTCCGTGATGGTGGGCCTGGGCGAAACGGACGAGGAGCTGGAGCGCACCTTCAAGGATCTGCGCGACGTGGGCGTGGACGTGCTCACGCTGGGCCAGTACCTGCAGCCCTCGCAGTACCACCTGCGCGTGGAGCGCTTCGTGACGCCCGCGCAGTTCGACGCATACAAGGCGCTGGCGGAGTCCTTCGGATTCCTCTACGTGGCCTCCGGGCCGCTGGTTCGCTCCAGCTACCGCGCCGCCGAGTTCTTCATGAAGGGTCTGATGGAGCGCGAGCGCGTGGAGCGCCTGGGCTGA